GGAGACCAGGCCGGCCTTCTCGCGGGCATCGCCGCCACCGAGGTGGCCGGGGCTGGTCACGAAGTCGACCCGCTCGACGAAGCGGCGCAGCTCATGGGGGGTGACCACCAGCACCTCGTTGCAGAGCGAGGCGATGTCGTTGGCCCCTCCCGTGCCGGGCAGGCGGACGCGCGGGCGCTCGACCGGGCCGATGACGCTGGTGTTGATGTTGCCGTGCATGTCGATCTGGGCGGCCCCGAGGAAGCCGTAGTGGAGGAAGCCGCGCTGCGCCAGCAGGAAGACGTCGGTGATGGAGGTGAGCATGGGGGCGTGCCGCGCTGCACGCATCTCGTTGGTGGAGATCGGCAGCTTGCCCGCGAGCATGCGCGGGCCGATGATGCCGCCCTCGAGCACGATGGTGAGGTCGGGCGCGTGCCGTTGCTTGGCGAGCACCGAGGCGAGCAGCGGGACGCCCACCCCGGCGAACACCGCCCGATGGTCTCGGAGGAGGCGGCTGGCCGAGACCGTCATCAGCTCCTGCGGCGTCCAGCTCACCGCGCGATCAGCTCCGCGGCGCGTGCCTGCTGGCCCTCCAGCCGGGACGCGCCGAAGCTCGCCAGGAACGCGGCGAAGTCGGGTTGGCGACGGACGTGGCGGTCCAGGTAGGCGGAGACCGCGTCGATGCCGTCGCGCCTGACGTCGGCGACGTAGTCGTCGAAGTGTGCGAAGTCCGCTTCGTAGCGGCCGTAGCACTCGTGCGGGAAGGCGCCCATCGGCGCCTCGACCACCGCGTCCACCTGGAAGTGCGGGAGCACGGTCGCGTCCGGCCGCCCCGCGATGCGCTCGGCGTCGACCACCTCCTCGGTGCTCACGATCACCGTGCGGGCCGCCGCCGCCATGTCCGCGTCCATGTGCCTGTAGCCGTCGATCTGGGCGTTGCCGGAACGGTCGGCGCGGTGCACGTGCAGCAGCGCGACGTCGGGGTTCAGCGCCGGGACCAGCAGCACCTTCTCCCCGGTGAACGGGCAGGTGAGCTCACGGGTGTCGACGAGCCCGACGAGGTCCGAGCCGAGCATCGTGAAGGTGGGAAGGAACGGCACGCC
This region of Actinomycetes bacterium genomic DNA includes:
- a CDS encoding CoA-transferase gives rise to the protein MSWTPQELMTVSASRLLRDHRAVFAGVGVPLLASVLAKQRHAPDLTIVLEGGIIGPRMLAGKLPISTNEMRAARHAPMLTSITDVFLLAQRGFLHYGFLGAAQIDMHGNINTSVIGPVERPRVRLPGTGGANDIASLCNEVLVVTPHELRRFVERVDFVTSPGHLGGGDAREKAGLVSRGPSTVVTDLALLDFEPESRRMRLCALQPGVTVEDVRASTGFELLVHPEVCELEPPAIPDLDILRELDAGAAARD
- a CDS encoding CoA-transferase, with amino-acid sequence MDGTPARQLREALAGKPSPPADKLVPAEAAVRLVRDGDHIAVGGTLYSRTPMALLFELLRQGRSGLTISRPLTCYEAELFLVGGLAGGIVTSWVGIGLPWGISRVVRELVEGGRATYEEWSHLALGLRYKAGAMGVPFLPTFTMLGSDLVGLVDTRELTCPFTGEKVLLVPALNPDVALLHVHRADRSGNAQIDGYRHMDADMAAAARTVIVSTEEVVDAERIAGRPDATVLPHFQVDAVVEAPMGAFPHECYGRYEADFAHFDDYVADVRRDGIDAVSAYLDRHVRRQPDFAAFLASFGASRLEGQQARAAELIAR